The following is a genomic window from uncultured Draconibacterium sp..
TTAAGAAGTTTATGGTTGGTTACGAAATGCTTGCAACGCCGCAACGCGATATCACTGCAGAAGGTGCTGCCAAAAGGTTACGTGATTTGCCTAAAACTCACTTTAAGAAGAATTAATTATTAATTACTTAAATCAATAAATTTATTATGGAAGCTAAAAAACAAAATTACACAGTGCCTATTATTATGATGATCCTGCTGTTCGGTATGATTGCATTCGTTACCAATTTAGCCGCACCAATGGGGGTTGTGTTAAAATCTCAGTTTAACGTAGGTAACTTACAAGGGATGTTGGGTAATGCCGCAAACTTTATTGCCTATGCCGTGATGGGAATTCCTGGTGGTCTTCTGCTTCAGAAAATTGGCTATAAAAAGACCGCGTTAATAGCTATTGCAGTTGGATTTATTGGTGTTGGAATTCAATATTTATCGGGTCATACAAATGAAACAATGGCATTTACGGTGTACCTGATTGGTGCATTTGTTTCAGGTTTCTCAATGACTTTGTTAAACACTGTTGTAAACCCAATGCTTAATACGCTTGGAGGTGAAGGTAATAAAGGAAACCAGTTAATTCAGGTTGGAGGTTCATTCAACTCTGTAATGGCTACTTTTACTCCTGCCTTTGTCGGTATTTTAATTGGATCGCAGGTAGCTAATGCCCGTATTACCGATATTTTTCCGGTGATGTACATTGCGTTGGGTATTTTTGCTTTGGCTTTCTTTGTATTGATGGCAGTTAATATTCCTGAGCCTCACGTTAGTGCTGCATCAGAATCAATTAAAAGTTTGATGGCAGGTGCTATGCAATTCCGTCACTTCATTTTCGGAGCTATCGGAATTTTTGTTTATGTAGGTGTTGAAGTAGGAGTACCGGGAACACTTATTTTCTGGTTAACAGACCCAAGTTCTGCTATTGCAATGGATGCAGGTACGGCAGGTTCTGTAGCTGGTACTTATTGGTTGTTAATG
Proteins encoded in this region:
- a CDS encoding MFS transporter, producing the protein MEAKKQNYTVPIIMMILLFGMIAFVTNLAAPMGVVLKSQFNVGNLQGMLGNAANFIAYAVMGIPGGLLLQKIGYKKTALIAIAVGFIGVGIQYLSGHTNETMAFTVYLIGAFVSGFSMTLLNTVVNPMLNTLGGEGNKGNQLIQVGGSFNSVMATFTPAFVGILIGSQVANARITDIFPVMYIALGIFALAFFVLMAVNIPEPHVSAASESIKSLMAGAMQFRHFIFGAIGIFVYVGVEVGVPGTLIFWLTDPSSAIAMDAGTAGSVAGTYWLLMLAGRLIGASIGSKVSSKTMLTFASFVGMVLVLLAILLPTSTMVSMPGFQVQGSSLSFVFAEVPINAMFLVLVGLCTSIMWGGIFNLAVEGLGKYVAAASGIFMTLVVGGGLLPLVQNAVADGIGFQPSFWVPFLGLAYLFFYATIGSKVTKRAESVKL